From one Staphylococcus kloosii genomic stretch:
- the ylqF gene encoding ribosome biogenesis GTPase YlqF → MVIQWYPGHMAKAKRQVTEQLKKVDVVFELVDARIPYSSRNPMIDEVIQQKPRVVILNKKDMANLAELEKWETYFKEQGFYPVAVDAKHGKNLKQVEQAAIKATEEKFERERNKGLKPRAIRAMIVGIPNVGKSTLINKLANRAIAKTGNTPGVTKQQQWIKIGKSLQLLDTPGILWPKFEDQLVGKKLSITGAIKDSIVHLDEVAIYGLEFLKEHDYDNLVKHYNVDVAQDDDNLAWFEAIGRRRGMLQRGNEVDYEAVIELIINEIRNAKIGTYTFDIFSEIERDYLG, encoded by the coding sequence ATGGTTATTCAATGGTATCCAGGTCATATGGCCAAAGCCAAAAGACAAGTGACTGAACAATTGAAAAAGGTCGATGTCGTTTTTGAACTTGTAGACGCACGTATTCCTTATAGTTCAAGAAACCCAATGATTGATGAAGTAATACAACAAAAACCAAGAGTGGTTATTTTAAATAAAAAAGATATGGCAAATTTAGCAGAACTTGAAAAATGGGAAACTTATTTTAAAGAACAAGGATTTTATCCAGTTGCTGTAGATGCCAAGCATGGTAAAAATCTCAAACAAGTTGAACAAGCTGCAATCAAAGCGACCGAAGAAAAATTTGAAAGAGAACGTAATAAAGGTCTAAAACCGCGTGCAATTAGAGCGATGATAGTTGGCATACCCAATGTTGGTAAATCTACGTTGATAAATAAATTAGCCAATAGAGCGATTGCTAAAACTGGTAATACACCGGGTGTAACAAAGCAACAACAATGGATAAAAATAGGTAAATCATTACAATTGTTAGATACTCCAGGAATACTATGGCCAAAATTTGAAGATCAATTAGTAGGTAAAAAATTAAGTATTACGGGTGCCATTAAAGACAGTATTGTCCATTTAGATGAAGTGGCTATCTATGGTTTAGAATTTTTAAAAGAACATGATTATGATAATTTAGTGAAGCATTACAATGTGGATGTGGCACAAGATGATGATAATTTAGCATGGTTTGAAGCGATAGGTCGAAGACGCGGCATGTTACAAAGAGGCAATGAAGTAGATTATGAAGCGGTCATTGAGTTAATTATTAATGAAATCAGAAATGCAAAAATAGGCACGTATACCTTTGATATATTTAGCGAAATTGAGCGTGATTATCTTGGCTAA
- a CDS encoding FMN-dependent NADH-azoreductase has protein sequence MHTLIINAHPDFKNNNTFSAKLKDLFMEKFTTAFPNEAPEVLNLYDMELPRIEETQLLKIWGKQNANQPLTEEEQIIADTSSNLLTQFKRCQRIVIVSPLHNFNITSRMKDYMDNIMLARETFKYTEDGSVGLMTDNYKALLLQASGTVYTNNDRYTPLEFSYYYLKEMFEEIMGFDAFYIARAEGTSIMSEDDVINKAKTNLDEVFNEFYEA, from the coding sequence ATGCACACACTAATTATTAACGCACATCCTGATTTTAAAAATAACAATACTTTTTCGGCTAAATTAAAAGATCTATTTATGGAAAAATTCACAACGGCATTTCCTAATGAAGCGCCTGAAGTTTTAAATTTATATGATATGGAACTTCCTAGAATTGAAGAAACACAATTATTAAAAATATGGGGTAAACAAAATGCTAATCAACCTTTAACAGAAGAAGAACAAATAATAGCCGATACTTCGTCAAATTTACTTACTCAATTTAAAAGATGCCAGCGCATTGTAATTGTTTCTCCGCTTCATAACTTTAATATCACTTCAAGAATGAAAGATTATATGGATAATATTATGTTAGCAAGAGAAACATTTAAATATACTGAAGATGGTTCTGTAGGTTTAATGACTGATAATTATAAAGCTTTATTACTACAAGCAAGTGGTACAGTATATACAAACAATGATCGTTATACACCACTTGAATTCTCTTATTACTATTTAAAAGAAATGTTCGAAGAAATAATGGGCTTCGATGCATTTTATATAGCTCGAGCTGAGGGGACTTCAATAATGAGTGAAGATGATGTTATAAACAAAGCCAAAACAAATTTAGACGAAGTCTTTAATGAATTTTACGAAGCATAA
- a CDS encoding YfhO family protein, translated as MLNRLWSNKITRFICILVMGIIVTMLIFTPYIVRYFKDGIIFSGFGDGVRQMMPFQMYLYHHFIHFDSFYDHSFGLGGDYIKDLSYYYTTSPLTYINFICIWICSQIFNLHPNNIMFWPGNQLIVAIAKTVVTFMLAFYYFNYLQFKKASTFIAALLYSGSTIVIYFNFTWSFYGDLLIFLPLSLYGMERYFKEKKLGLFIFAVALTLFSNFYFSYFEALVLFGYFVYRVIWKHQQDIVTRKQKVVTLIVAALLSLMSASWGFYTSVSSFFANNRKQNPDFHIPAFTDFERQTHFFSNGFYITVTIFALVALLSFQLYRHYYYRLFAIFTWIMLIGSLTPYFDSLFNGFATPERRWIYVFALTTGALIGLFIHYLREITLRAYLLACTPVIIAIIIAHILIHHEKLTWMYVCLLIMLSLGLIIARKNLLDKRWPLAIVIVLFMAQQAILVNNHRFNNLRKYETTFSALKSPQYHNATLAKSIHKINESHRQDPFNRIDFMTTFSLNTPLIYRFNGILLYSSIIDGKILDYYDKTMQINMPTDTNSTYRLLSNRANLMALWNVQDRIKKTNDPNLPYGFKYTKKIKPNKHTQFLHSKNTIDYPSAHITNKVYNTRDLKSPLDREQAMLQGVTLTNNHKANTNFKPNKNLLSSAHVSYINAHKTSNDTLIVTKNNGGIQYKLPAHLAHKYKDMYISMDLVLQAPDKRHKIALNEYSQQRKELTYKYRRVVKPITIRVKANENSNIKLPKGKYNYKIHGIYGEDYKTLRTSAKSLTKIKVSQQRNGYTLTNNQHRKGYIVLPIPFRDGMKASADGKSIPVTKGNGIMTVIHAKHGEQQIKLTYQPPLLWPLICISIIGIVASVLFVRSVKRH; from the coding sequence ATGTTAAACCGTCTTTGGTCTAATAAGATAACACGATTTATCTGTATTTTAGTGATGGGGATAATTGTGACTATGCTTATTTTCACCCCATATATTGTCAGATATTTTAAAGATGGCATAATTTTCAGTGGTTTCGGTGATGGTGTCAGACAGATGATGCCATTCCAAATGTATCTTTATCATCATTTTATTCATTTCGATAGCTTTTATGACCATTCCTTTGGTCTAGGTGGCGATTATATAAAAGATCTTTCTTATTATTACACTACGTCACCTCTCACTTATATTAATTTTATTTGTATATGGATATGTAGCCAAATATTTAACCTACATCCTAATAACATTATGTTCTGGCCTGGAAATCAACTTATCGTGGCTATTGCAAAAACTGTAGTTACATTTATGTTAGCTTTTTACTATTTTAATTATTTACAATTTAAAAAAGCTTCTACTTTTATTGCAGCATTATTATACAGTGGCTCAACAATAGTGATTTATTTTAATTTCACTTGGTCATTCTACGGTGATTTATTAATATTTTTACCCTTATCGTTATACGGTATGGAACGTTATTTTAAAGAAAAAAAGTTAGGCTTATTTATTTTTGCAGTCGCATTAACTCTATTCTCTAATTTTTACTTTAGCTATTTCGAAGCGCTAGTGTTATTTGGTTATTTTGTATATAGAGTAATCTGGAAACATCAACAAGATATTGTAACTAGAAAACAAAAAGTAGTGACACTAATAGTTGCTGCCTTATTAAGTTTAATGTCAGCTAGTTGGGGATTTTATACAAGTGTTTCATCATTCTTTGCAAACAACCGTAAACAAAATCCTGATTTCCATATTCCAGCATTTACTGATTTTGAACGCCAAACCCATTTTTTCTCTAATGGCTTTTATATAACAGTTACAATTTTTGCATTAGTAGCATTATTATCGTTTCAATTGTATCGACATTACTACTATCGTTTATTCGCCATATTCACTTGGATTATGCTAATTGGTTCTTTAACACCTTATTTTGATAGTTTATTTAATGGCTTCGCTACGCCAGAGAGACGTTGGATATACGTTTTCGCATTAACTACTGGCGCTTTAATTGGTCTATTTATCCATTATCTTAGAGAGATAACTTTACGTGCTTATCTTTTAGCATGTACGCCAGTCATAATAGCAATCATTATCGCTCATATTTTAATTCACCATGAAAAATTAACTTGGATGTACGTATGTCTACTAATTATGTTATCTCTAGGACTAATTATTGCTCGTAAGAACTTATTAGATAAGCGCTGGCCACTTGCTATAGTAATTGTGTTATTTATGGCTCAACAAGCGATTTTAGTCAACAATCATCGCTTTAATAATTTAAGGAAATATGAGACAACATTTTCAGCATTAAAAAGTCCACAATACCATAATGCTACACTTGCTAAATCAATCCATAAAATAAATGAGTCACATCGACAAGATCCATTCAATCGAATTGATTTTATGACGACTTTTTCACTGAATACACCACTCATCTATCGCTTTAATGGCATTTTATTATATTCAAGTATTATCGATGGAAAAATATTGGATTACTACGATAAAACAATGCAAATTAATATGCCGACAGATACTAATAGCACATATCGCTTGTTATCCAATCGTGCCAATTTAATGGCTTTATGGAATGTTCAAGATCGTATTAAAAAAACGAATGATCCAAACTTACCTTACGGCTTTAAATATACTAAAAAGATTAAGCCGAACAAGCACACGCAATTCTTGCATAGTAAAAATACGATTGATTATCCGAGTGCGCATATTACAAATAAGGTCTATAATACGCGTGACTTAAAGTCACCATTAGATAGAGAGCAAGCAATGTTACAAGGTGTAACTCTAACGAATAATCACAAAGCAAACACTAACTTTAAGCCGAATAAAAATTTATTATCTTCGGCGCATGTATCTTATATCAATGCACATAAAACGAGCAATGATACATTGATAGTTACTAAAAATAATGGTGGTATTCAATATAAGCTACCTGCACATCTAGCTCACAAATATAAAGACATGTATATTTCAATGGACTTAGTATTACAAGCGCCTGATAAACGACATAAGATAGCTTTAAATGAATATTCTCAACAACGCAAAGAACTCACATATAAATATCGACGAGTAGTAAAACCAATTACAATCAGAGTAAAAGCGAATGAAAACTCAAACATTAAACTGCCTAAAGGTAAATATAACTATAAAATACACGGTATTTATGGTGAAGATTATAAAACATTACGAACAAGCGCAAAATCACTTACTAAAATTAAAGTTTCACAACAACGAAATGGCTATACATTGACTAACAATCAGCACCGTAAAGGTTATATTGTACTTCCAATTCCTTTCAGAGATGGTATGAAGGCAAGTGCAGATGGGAAATCTATTCCTGTTACGAAAGGCAATGGTATAATGACTGTGATACATGCCAAACATGGCGAACAGCAAATTAAACTGACTTATCAACCACCACTGCTATGGCCTTTAATATGTATTAGCATTATTGGTATAGTAGCTAGCGTTTTATTTGTAAGATCAGTGAAAAGACATTAA
- a CDS encoding helix-turn-helix transcriptional regulator codes for MNKAERLNRELIYLSNKHTFHLKDIMEEFNISKRTALRDIAELESMGVGLYVESGRYGGYKIINQNLLTPIYFNKNEILAIFFALDALKLLSSTPFKKSYKQIRDKLYSTIPNNLKSDVQNTLNVIQYYNAYLLTNQIS; via the coding sequence ATGAATAAAGCTGAGCGCTTAAACCGAGAACTCATTTATCTAAGTAATAAACATACTTTTCATTTAAAAGATATAATGGAAGAATTTAATATTTCAAAAAGAACGGCACTTAGAGACATAGCAGAACTTGAAAGTATGGGCGTCGGCCTTTATGTTGAAAGCGGTAGATACGGTGGCTATAAGATTATTAATCAGAATTTGTTAACACCCATTTATTTTAATAAAAATGAAATTTTAGCAATTTTCTTTGCATTAGATGCATTAAAATTACTTTCAAGTACACCCTTCAAAAAATCATATAAGCAAATTCGTGATAAATTGTACTCTACGATTCCTAATAATTTAAAAAGTGACGTCCAAAACACGTTAAATGTGATTCAATATTACAATGCATACCTATTAACCAATCAGATATCTTAG
- the rplS gene encoding 50S ribosomal protein L19: MTNHKLIEAVTKSQLRTDLPSFRAGDSLRVHVRIIEGTRERIQVFEGVVIKRRGGGISETFTVRKISSGVGVERTFPLHTPKIEKIEVKRRGKVRRAKLYYLRNLRGKAARIPEIR; the protein is encoded by the coding sequence ATGACTAATCACAAATTGATTGAAGCAGTAACTAAATCACAACTACGCACTGATTTACCTTCTTTCCGTGCAGGTGACTCTTTAAGAGTACACGTACGTATTATTGAAGGTACTCGCGAACGTATCCAAGTATTCGAAGGTGTAGTAATTAAACGTCGTGGTGGAGGCATTTCAGAAACTTTCACTGTACGTAAAATTTCTTCAGGTGTTGGTGTGGAAAGAACTTTCCCATTACACACTCCTAAAATCGAAAAAATCGAAGTTAAACGTCGCGGTAAAGTACGTCGTGCTAAATTATACTACTTACGTAATTTACGTGGTAAAGCTGCTAGAATTCCAGAAATTCGCTAA
- a CDS encoding WYL domain-containing protein yields MVINNEQEVSLSREKLEELKFMDEQAYQNIFFKCELNYAGVETFMKNHYPNMELKYENDTPFIIGKYSDDELNYMTHYLLTLGENVKIIYPQQLKENYLNQLHAMIERYN; encoded by the coding sequence ATGGTAATCAATAATGAACAAGAAGTATCACTTTCTAGAGAAAAGTTGGAAGAATTAAAATTTATGGACGAGCAAGCTTATCAAAATATATTTTTTAAATGTGAATTAAATTATGCTGGTGTGGAAACGTTTATGAAAAATCACTATCCTAATATGGAGTTAAAATATGAAAACGATACGCCATTTATCATAGGTAAATATAGTGATGATGAATTAAACTATATGACTCATTATTTATTAACTTTAGGTGAAAATGTAAAAATCATCTATCCCCAACAATTAAAAGAAAATTATTTAAATCAGTTACATGCGATGATTGAACGCTACAATTAA
- the sucD gene encoding succinate--CoA ligase subunit alpha translates to MSVFIDKNTKVIVQGITGSTALFHTKQMLEYGTQIVAGVTPGKGGQVVEGVPVFNTVDEAKEETGANVSVIYVPAPFAADAILECIDAELDMAICITEHIPVVDMVKVKRYSEGKKTRVVGPNCPGVITADECKIGIMPGYIHKKGHVGVVSRSGTLTYEAVHQLTEEGIGQTTAVGIGGDPVNGTNFIDVLKAFNEDDETHAVVMIGEIGGTAEEEAAEWIKANMNKPVVGFVGGQTAPPGKRMGHAGAIISGGKGTAEEKIKTLNDCGVKTADTPSEIGTTLIEAAKEAGIYEQLLTVKQ, encoded by the coding sequence ATGAGTGTATTTATAGATAAAAATACAAAAGTAATTGTACAAGGTATCACAGGGTCTACTGCCCTTTTCCATACTAAACAAATGTTAGAATATGGCACACAAATAGTTGCAGGTGTTACACCAGGTAAAGGTGGACAAGTTGTAGAAGGTGTACCAGTATTCAATACAGTAGATGAAGCTAAAGAAGAAACAGGTGCAAACGTATCAGTAATATATGTACCAGCACCATTCGCGGCAGACGCTATTTTAGAATGTATCGATGCAGAATTAGATATGGCTATCTGTATCACTGAACACATTCCAGTTGTAGATATGGTTAAAGTAAAACGTTATTCAGAAGGCAAAAAGACTCGCGTAGTTGGACCCAACTGCCCAGGTGTTATTACAGCTGACGAATGTAAAATTGGTATTATGCCAGGTTACATTCACAAAAAAGGTCACGTAGGTGTAGTATCACGTTCTGGTACATTAACTTACGAAGCAGTTCACCAATTAACTGAAGAAGGTATTGGTCAAACAACTGCTGTAGGTATCGGTGGGGACCCAGTAAACGGAACTAACTTCATCGATGTATTAAAAGCATTTAATGAAGACGATGAAACTCACGCAGTAGTTATGATTGGTGAAATCGGTGGTACAGCAGAAGAAGAAGCTGCTGAATGGATTAAAGCCAACATGAACAAACCAGTTGTCGGATTCGTTGGTGGTCAAACAGCTCCTCCAGGAAAACGTATGGGACACGCTGGTGCGATTATTTCAGGTGGTAAAGGTACTGCTGAAGAAAAAATCAAAACACTTAACGATTGTGGCGTAAAAACTGCTGATACTCCTTCAGAAATTGGAACTACTCTAATTGAAGCGGCTAAAGAAGCAGGCATTTATGAACAATTATTAACTGTAAAACAATAG
- the sucC gene encoding ADP-forming succinate--CoA ligase subunit beta: MNIHEYQGKKIFRSMGVAVPEGRVAFTADEAVEKAKELNSDVYVVKAQIHAGGRGKAGGVKIAKSLSEVESYANELLGKQLVTHQTGPEGKEVKRLYIEEGCDIQKEYYVGFVIDRATDRITLMASEEGGTEIEEVAAKTPEKIFKETIDPVTGLAPYQARRIAFNINIPKESINKAAKFLISLYNVFVEKDCSIVEINPLVTTGDGEVLALDAKVNFDDNAMFRHKDIQELRDLEEEDPKEIEASKYDLSYIALDGDIGCMVNGAGLAMATMDTINHFGGNPANFLDVGGGATKEKVTEAFKIILSDDNVKGIFVNIFGGIMKCDVIAEGIVAAVKEVDLTLPLVVRLEGTNVKEGKEILKESGLAIEPAATMAEGAQKIVKLVKEA; the protein is encoded by the coding sequence ATGAATATCCACGAGTATCAAGGCAAAAAAATCTTTCGTTCCATGGGCGTAGCTGTCCCAGAAGGACGCGTAGCATTTACTGCAGATGAAGCAGTAGAGAAAGCTAAAGAATTAAACTCAGATGTATATGTGGTGAAAGCACAAATCCACGCTGGCGGTAGAGGTAAAGCTGGCGGTGTTAAAATTGCTAAATCACTATCTGAAGTAGAAAGTTACGCAAATGAGTTATTAGGTAAACAATTAGTAACTCATCAAACTGGACCAGAAGGTAAAGAAGTAAAACGCCTTTACATTGAAGAAGGCTGCGATATTCAAAAAGAATATTATGTAGGATTTGTAATCGATAGAGCAACAGACCGTATTACGTTAATGGCTTCTGAAGAAGGCGGAACTGAAATTGAAGAGGTAGCTGCTAAGACACCAGAAAAGATCTTTAAAGAAACAATTGATCCTGTAACTGGTTTAGCACCTTATCAAGCAAGAAGAATCGCTTTCAATATTAATATTCCTAAAGAATCAATTAATAAAGCTGCGAAATTTTTAATTTCTTTATATAACGTCTTTGTAGAAAAAGATTGTTCAATCGTTGAAATTAACCCACTAGTAACTACTGGTGACGGTGAAGTTTTAGCATTAGATGCTAAAGTTAATTTCGACGACAATGCAATGTTTAGACATAAAGATATCCAAGAATTACGCGATTTAGAAGAAGAAGATCCAAAAGAAATTGAAGCTTCTAAATATGATTTATCATACATCGCTTTAGATGGCGACATCGGTTGTATGGTAAACGGTGCAGGCTTAGCAATGGCTACAATGGATACAATTAACCATTTCGGCGGAAATCCAGCTAACTTCCTAGACGTAGGGGGCGGCGCTACTAAAGAAAAAGTTACTGAAGCATTTAAAATCATCTTAAGTGATGACAATGTTAAAGGTATCTTTGTAAATATTTTCGGTGGAATCATGAAATGTGATGTTATCGCTGAAGGTATCGTAGCTGCAGTTAAAGAAGTAGACCTTACTTTACCATTAGTTGTACGTTTAGAAGGTACAAATGTTAAAGAAGGTAAAGAGATTCTTAAAGAATCTGGATTAGCTATCGAACCAGCCGCTACTATGGCTGAAGGTGCACAAAAAATTGTAAAGCTTGTTAAAGAAGCGTAA
- a CDS encoding ribonuclease HII, translating to MAKLSIAEVKTALRQLLTEAEIDQSEFAQDERKGVQNAIVSRKKQLQKEQALIEQYAVMSEFENNILASAPQALICGIDEVGRGPLAGPVVTCAVILNKEHRFLGLNDSKKLSASKRKELEYRLKNEVLDYAFGVASVEEIDQLNIYQATKLAMTRAIENLSNKPTHLLVDAMELDIDIPQQSLIKGDARSVSIAAASVLAKEHRDNYMRQLDATYPGYGFSNNVGYGTKEHLKGIEQFGVIKEHRKTFEPIKSIVNNSY from the coding sequence TTGGCTAAACTGAGTATCGCAGAAGTCAAAACAGCGTTACGTCAATTATTGACAGAAGCAGAAATCGATCAAAGCGAATTTGCACAAGATGAACGTAAAGGTGTACAAAATGCCATCGTTTCTAGGAAGAAACAATTACAAAAAGAACAAGCATTGATTGAGCAATACGCGGTCATGTCAGAGTTTGAAAATAATATTTTGGCATCAGCACCACAAGCATTGATATGTGGTATTGATGAAGTAGGCAGAGGTCCTTTAGCCGGTCCTGTCGTTACTTGTGCCGTTATTTTAAATAAAGAACACCGCTTTTTAGGGTTAAATGATTCCAAAAAATTATCTGCAAGTAAGCGAAAAGAATTAGAGTATAGACTAAAAAACGAAGTGTTAGATTATGCTTTTGGTGTTGCTTCTGTGGAAGAAATAGATCAGTTAAATATTTACCAAGCAACTAAATTAGCAATGACACGTGCAATAGAAAATTTATCTAACAAACCAACACATTTACTTGTAGATGCAATGGAATTGGATATAGATATACCTCAACAATCACTCATTAAAGGTGATGCACGAAGCGTATCGATTGCCGCTGCTAGTGTACTCGCAAAAGAACATAGAGATAACTATATGCGCCAACTTGACGCCACTTATCCAGGATACGGATTTAGTAATAATGTCGGTTATGGCACGAAAGAACATCTTAAGGGCATAGAACAATTTGGCGTTATAAAAGAACATCGAAAAACATTTGAACCAATTAAATCTATAGTTAATAATTCTTATTAA
- a CDS encoding YfhO family protein produces the protein MKRKVLYLIVFIAIAMIGHSYIIYRYIHDGILFTGPNDGLEQMIPIQMFLYDHWSHGSWFYASDFGLGGDFFTDLSYYFSTNILFIFNVIGVFILQHVIHVDTNDVAFWTANALVMSIFKSFLALIATFAFAKYIMLNRKIALLAASLFVISPLYFRFTVYWPFFSDIFILLPLLLLSIERYIQQRKIGLLLIVIVLSLINNFYFAYYQLLVGIIYLAIRLIFKHQQDIKLRYRDYITLCIVALLGLGSSMFFFFHGIQSYLGNRRIPFNGNVDLFEKLDSNTNIFYDNYLIVILYITIQALLSFKLYKHFYFRLFAILTIITIIASFLPFVDQLFNGMSAPQKRWHFLLAFNAAILVGLYVKYFKTMSIKGYCITSLPAVAVIFYSAWSYHNTVAWVYFVPVVSLVGLLILFVKESYFRTKLTVIFIITLFILSLLVSIVFIYNQIYFPDHQQRANKNYINESMYSSPMQRNLVAYMNNHKREDERIDWRVNEQDNTPMYQHFKGISLYSSIFNHNILDYYYDDLKINMREESVSRYQSTNGRQNIASLWSVRYLMVKDYQDNVPRYFKKIKQDGQYVIYENNYVLPAVNITNHIYDASKLTNPIDREHAMIKGVVMNNAGKTWQHPAQNLISQSKIKTKHMKLLPKYHIQVKDNSGEYVIHVPKKITKRYKDFYLTLKVKRGLPDSNYTVNVNGYINNRLFNNSTYKTGVDTQLYKTQPDNNGDIHVNVMPRGNYKLAIKSLYGEDYKDLKSAARRDSHINTYKDINDGIKVNLNQHKSGIASINIPYRKGMHAYVDHKSVTPKKINYMMTGVPVHKNDKTIIIKYRPPYWYTMCILSFIFIIFSYCFWKVYHNKHS, from the coding sequence ATGAAACGAAAAGTACTGTATTTGATTGTCTTTATTGCCATCGCAATGATTGGCCATAGTTATATTATTTATAGATACATACATGATGGCATACTTTTTACAGGGCCAAATGATGGTTTAGAACAGATGATTCCTATACAAATGTTTTTATACGATCATTGGAGTCACGGGTCATGGTTCTATGCATCTGATTTTGGATTAGGTGGCGATTTTTTCACAGACTTAAGTTACTACTTCTCCACTAATATCTTATTTATTTTCAACGTGATTGGTGTCTTTATTTTACAACATGTCATTCATGTCGACACAAATGATGTAGCTTTTTGGACGGCTAACGCACTAGTTATGTCAATATTCAAATCATTTTTAGCATTAATTGCTACATTTGCTTTTGCCAAATATATCATGCTAAATCGAAAAATTGCGCTATTAGCAGCTTCTTTATTCGTTATTTCGCCATTATATTTTAGATTCACTGTATATTGGCCATTCTTTAGTGATATTTTTATTTTATTACCACTACTATTACTCTCGATTGAAAGATATATTCAACAGAGAAAAATTGGTTTGCTACTAATAGTTATAGTGCTATCGCTAATAAATAATTTTTATTTTGCATATTACCAATTACTAGTGGGTATTATTTATTTAGCAATACGACTTATTTTCAAACATCAGCAAGATATTAAATTGCGCTATCGCGATTATATAACACTATGTATTGTTGCGCTTTTAGGTTTAGGTAGCAGTATGTTTTTCTTTTTCCACGGCATTCAGAGTTACTTAGGTAATAGACGAATTCCATTTAACGGGAACGTTGATTTATTTGAGAAGTTGGATAGTAACACCAATATTTTTTACGATAATTATTTAATTGTCATTCTCTATATAACAATACAAGCACTGTTATCTTTCAAATTATATAAACATTTTTATTTTAGATTGTTTGCTATTTTGACAATTATTACGATTATTGCTAGTTTCCTTCCATTTGTAGATCAACTTTTTAATGGGATGTCTGCACCACAAAAGCGTTGGCATTTCTTGTTAGCTTTCAATGCAGCTATACTAGTAGGCTTGTATGTTAAATACTTCAAAACCATGTCGATTAAAGGTTATTGCATTACTTCACTACCCGCCGTGGCCGTTATTTTTTATAGTGCTTGGTCATATCATAATACTGTTGCTTGGGTTTATTTTGTCCCTGTAGTAAGTTTAGTTGGCTTATTAATACTTTTTGTAAAAGAAAGTTATTTTAGAACAAAACTAACAGTAATTTTTATCATTACACTATTTATCTTAAGTTTATTAGTATCTATTGTATTTATTTATAATCAAATATATTTCCCTGACCATCAACAACGGGCAAATAAAAATTATATAAATGAAAGCATGTATAGCTCACCAATGCAAAGAAACTTAGTGGCTTACATGAACAACCATAAACGCGAAGATGAACGTATTGATTGGCGTGTGAACGAACAAGATAATACGCCGATGTATCAACATTTTAAAGGTATTAGTCTGTACTCAAGCATTTTTAATCACAACATTTTAGACTATTATTATGACGACTTAAAAATCAATATGCGTGAAGAATCAGTCAGTCGTTATCAGTCGACAAATGGCCGTCAAAACATTGCTAGTCTATGGTCTGTGCGTTATTTAATGGTTAAAGATTACCAAGATAATGTACCTCGTTATTTCAAAAAAATTAAGCAAGATGGTCAATATGTTATTTACGAAAATAACTATGTCTTACCAGCAGTTAATATTACTAATCATATTTATGACGCATCAAAATTAACTAATCCGATAGATAGAGAGCATGCCATGATTAAAGGTGTCGTTATGAATAATGCAGGTAAAACATGGCAACATCCTGCTCAAAATTTAATCTCACAAAGTAAAATCAAGACAAAGCATATGAAATTATTACCTAAATATCATATTCAAGTTAAAGATAATTCAGGTGAATATGTAATTCATGTCCCTAAGAAAATAACAAAGCGCTATAAAGATTTTTATTTAACACTTAAAGTAAAAAGAGGATTACCTGATAGTAACTATACGGTGAACGTAAATGGTTATATTAACAATCGTTTGTTTAATAACTCAACGTATAAAACAGGCGTCGATACACAATTATATAAAACACAACCAGACAACAATGGCGATATTCATGTCAATGTAATGCCACGTGGTAACTATAAATTAGCAATCAAAAGTTTATATGGAGAAGATTATAAAGATTTAAAATCTGCTGCAAGACGCGACAGTCATATAAACACATATAAAGATATCAATGATGGAATTAAAGTAAACCTCAACCAACATAAAAGCGGCATAGCAAGTATTAATATACCTTATCGCAAAGGAATGCATGCCTATGTAGATCATAAATCAGTCACGCCTAAAAAAATAAACTATATGATGACAGGTGTGCCAGTTCATAAAAATGATAAAACCATTATTATTAAATATCGTCCACCTTATTGGTATACGATGTGTATCTTATCATTTATATTTATAATTTTTAGTTATTGCTTTTGGAAAGTTTATCATAACAAGCATTCTTAA